A window of the Linepithema humile isolate Giens D197 chromosome 4, Lhum_UNIL_v1.0, whole genome shotgun sequence genome harbors these coding sequences:
- the alphaCOP gene encoding coatomer subunit alpha, whose product MLTKFETKSARVKGLSFHPKRPWILASLHNGVIQLWDYRMCTLLDKFDEHDGPVRGICFHNQQPLFVSGGDDYKIKVWNYKQRRCIFTLLGHLDYIRTTVFHHEYPWILSASDDQTIRIWNWQSRTCICVLTGHNHYVMCAQFHPTEDIIISASLDQTVRVWDISGLRKKNVAPGPGGLEDHLKNPGATDLFGQADAVVKYVLEGHDRGVNWACFHSSLPLILSGADDRQIKMWRMNDAKAWEVDTCRGHYNNVSCLLFHPRQDLILSNSEDKSIRVWDMTKRTCLHTFRREHERFWVLAAHPTLNLFAAGHDSGMIIFKLERERPAYAVYGNLLYYVKDRFLRKLDFTSSKDTSVMQIRSGGKTAPYSMSYNQAENSVLVCTRSPSNIDNSTYDLYMIPREGDSSTDADTKRASGLTAIWVARNRFAVLDRAYSLVIKNLKNEVTKKVQIPNCDEIFYAGTGMLLLRDPEQVTLFDVQQKRTLAEVKISKCRYVVWSSDMSHVALLSKHTVNICNRRLESLCSVHETTRVKSGAWDDSGVFIYTTSNHIKYAISNGDHGIIRTLDLPIYVTKVKGNQVYCLDRECKPRILRIDPTEYKFKLALINRKYEEVLHMVRNANLVGQSIIAYLQQKGYPEVALHFVKDEKTRFGLALECGNIEVALEAARSLDQKSCWESLAQTALLQGNHQVVEMCYQRTKNFEKLAFLYLITGNLEKLRKMIKIAEIRKDVSGQYQGSLLLGDIYERAKILRSSGQASLAYVTEKIHGISNEDDDAQYESMSEELSSLENGAIYLRPPVPIQQAENNWPLLTVSKGFFEGAMMSRGKSQVAAALAPEDDGTTTPEGWGQDEELGLDDEEGVDTEIAPEGEETPGWDVEDVDLPPELEVVASTANQEGYYSPPTKGIPPTQHWINNSKLVVDHILAGSFESAFRLLNTHVRVIEFGPYESLFMNTYARARTSYACLPNVPSIYGYPQRNWKETNWKDATAKTGVPAVGLHLSELVQRLQLCYQLTTNGKFAKAIEKLQGILLSIPLLVVDTKQDIAESQQLIQICREYILGLKMETERKSMPRSTLAEQKRICEMAAYFTHCNLQPVHQILTLQVAVNLFYKLKNYKTAGSFARRLLELGPNPELAQKIRILLQSCDKNPVDEHKLAYDEHNPFSLCASTYTPIYKGKPEVKCFLCGASYNPQFKDTVCKICEVGLVGKER is encoded by the exons atGTTGACGAAGTTCGAGACGAAATCTGCTCGAGTGAAAGGCTTGTCTTTTCATCCAAAACGTCCTTGGATACTTGCTAG tttGCACAATGGCGTTATTCAATTATGGGACTACCGTATGTGCACCTTGCTTGACAAATTCGACGAGCACGATGGACCGGTCCGAGGCATATGCTTCCACAATCAGCAGCCATTATTTGTTTCTGGCGGCGACGATTACAAGATCAAAGTTTGGAATTATAAGCAACGAAGATGTATTTTCACCTTATTGGGTCACTTGGACTATATCAGGACCACAGTGTTCCATCACGAATATCCTTGGATCCTTAGTGCTTCAGATGATCAGACTATCCGTATCTGGAACTGGCAGAGCCGTACTTGCATTTGCGTACTGACTGGGCACAATCATTATGTAATGTGCGCCCAATTTCATCCCACGGAAGACATTATCATATCAGCTTCGCTGGATCAAACAGTCCGCGTTTGGGATATTTCCG GATTACGCAAGAAGAATGTGGCACCGGGTCCGGGTGGCTTAGAGGATCATTTGAAGAATCCGGGCGCGACCGATTTATTCGGCCAGGCAGACGCAGTGGTGAAATACGTGTTGGAAGGTCACGACAGAGGCGTAAACTGGGCGTGCTTTCACAGTTCGTTACCTCTGATTCTCTCTGGAGCCGATGATCGGCAGATCAAAATGTGGCGGATGAACGATGCAAAAGCGTGGGAGGTGGATACGTGTCGCGGCCATTACAACAATGTGTCCTGCCTGCTGTTCCATCCCCGACAAGATCTCATCCTTTCAAATTCCGAAGATAAGAGTATCCGAGTTTGGGACATGACAAAACGCACGTGTTTGCACACATTTAGAAGGGAACACGAGAGATTTTGGGTGCTCGCCGCTCATCCAACTCTCAATCTGTTTGCGGCCGGTCACGATTCTGGTATGATCATCTTCAAGCTTGAGAGAGAACGTCCCGCGTATGCAGTATACGGAAATCTTTTGTACTACGTGAAGGACCGTTTCCTTCGGAAGCTGGATTTCACCTCGTCGAAGGATACATCGGTGATGCAAATTCGCAGTGGAGGCAAAACCGCGCCGTACAGTATGTCGTATAATCAGGCGGAAAATAGCGTTCTGGTATGCACGAGATCGCCCTCAAACATCGACAATAGTACTTACGATTTATATATGATCCCACGCGAGGGAGATTCAAGCACGGATGCTGATACCAAACGAGCGTCTGGCCTCACTGCTATCTGGGTTGCCAGGAATCGATTCGCTGTGTTAGATAGAGCGTATTCG ttAGTTATTAAAAACCTGAAAAATGAAGTCACGAAGAAGGTGCAAATTCCAAACTGCgacgaaatattttacgctGGCACCGGCATGCTGCTTTTGCGCGATCCAGAACAGGTAACGCTGTTTGACGTGCAACAGAAGAGAACCTTAGCGGAAGTGAAAATCTCGAAGTGCAGATACGTTGTGTGGTCTAGCGACATGTCTCATGTCGCATTGCTGTCCAAACACACCGTCAACATTTGCAATCGTCGCTTAGAGTCTCTCTGTTCTGTGCACGAGACTACCAGAGTGAAATCCGGCGCTTGGGATGATTCCGGCGTGTTTATTTACACAACTAGCAATCACATTAAGTACGCAATCAGCAATGGCGATCACGGAATCATTCGTACACTAGACTTGCCGATATACGTCACGAAAGTGAAGGGCAATCAGGTTTATTGCTTGGATCGAGAATGCAAGCCGAGAATTCTGCGAATAGATCCGACGGAATACAAATTCAAGCTAGCACTGATTAACAGGAAATACGAGGAAGTTTTACACATGGTGCGCAATGCAAATCTCGTTGGACAAtcaattattgcatatttgcaGCAGAAGGGATATCCAGAAGTAGCGCTTCACTTCGTGAAAGACGAGAAGACCAGATTCGGTCTCGCGCTTGAATGTGGAAACATTGAAGTCGCATTAGAAGCAGCAAGATCGCTCGATCAGAAATCGTGCTGGGAAAGTTTAGCGCAAACTGCTTTATTGCAAGGCAATCATCAAGTCGTGGAAATGTGCTATCAAAGGACAAAGAATTTTGAGAAGCTGGCCTTCCTTTACCTTATAACTGGTAACTTGgaaaaattacgtaaaatgATTAAGATTGCGGAAATTCGAAAGGACGTGTCTGGACAATATCAAGGAAGCTTGCTGCTTGGCGACATTTATGAACGAGCTAAGATTTTGCGA AGCTCTGGACAAGCTTCGTTGGCGTATGTTACCGAAAAAATCCATGGAATATCAAACGAGGATGACGACGCGCAGTATGAATCAATGAGCGAAGAGCTTTCTTCGTTGGAGAACGGCGCCATATATCTCCGTCCACCTGTACCTATTCAACAAGCCGAGAACAACTGGCCGCTGCTGACCGTCTCTAAAGGCTTCTTCGAGGGGGCGATGATGTCTCGCGGCAAGAGTCAGGTAGCTGCCGCTCTCGCTCCGGAAGATGACGGTACAACGACGCCTGAGGGATGGGGCCAGGACGAGGAACTCGGCCTAGACGACGAAGAAGGCGTCGATACGGAAATCGCGCCGGAAGGTGAAGAGACTCCTGGATGGGACGTCGAAGATGTTGATCTGCCGCCGGAACTCGAAGTTGTCGCGTCTACGGCGAATCAGGAAGGCTACTATTCTCCGCCTACCAAAGGAATTCCACCGACGCAGCACTGGATTAACAACTCCAAGCTGGTGGTTGATCACATACTGGCCGGCTCGTTTGAGTCTGCTTTCAGATTGTTGAATACTCATGTCAGAGTAATAGAATTCGGACCTTACGAGTCTCTGTTTATGAATACGTACGCCCGAGCCAGGACATCTTACGCTTGTTTACCTAATGTACCATCGATATACGGATATCCTCAAAGAAACTGGAAAGAGACCAACTGGAAGGACGCTACGGCGAAAACTGGCGTGCCTGCAGTTGGATTGCACCTTTCCGAATTGGTTCAGCGCCTTCAACTGTGCTATCAATTGACGACTAACGGCAAATTTGCCAAAGCGATAGAAAAACTGCAAGGAATCTTGCTAAGTATACCACTGCTCGTTGTCGATACCAAACAGGACATCGCGGAGAGTCAACAACTGATTCAGATCTGTCGCGAGTATATCTTAGGTTTGAAAATGGAAACTGAACGTAAAAGTATGCCGAGATCCACGTTAGCCGAGCAGAAAAGGATTTGCGAGATGGCGGCGTACTTTACGCACTGTAATTTGCAGCCCGTGCATCAGATTCTCACCCTTCAAGTAGCTGTGAATTTATTCTACAAATTGAAGAATTACAAGACTGCGGGTTCATTTGCAAGAAGATTACTCGAGCTAGGACCGAATCCTGAACTTGCACAAAAAATTCGGATTCTGTTACAG TCTTGTGATAAAAATCCTGTTGACGAGCACAAGTTAGCCTATGATGAACACAATCCCTTCTCGTTGTGCGCAAGCACGTACACACCTATTTACAAAGGAAAACCGGAAGTAAAGTGTTTCCTATGCGGTGCCAGCTATAACCCACAGTTTAAAGACACAGTGTGCAAGATATGCGAAGTTGGTTTAGTAGGTAAAGAAcgttaa
- the LOC136999379 gene encoding uncharacterized protein, whose product MAFLPFFITILLLGVTLDRTYSASNEDIHSVFSNIPRLFYTTSDSNPALSGYSYTTQDFNGGESNVVFTTGADSVSRLRSEMNLMKMPETYSPRDMLDKTQENLISSKQQSEEVEASNKQEDYNLSAETINEEKKLSTNSEVDSNIIGHQETPQQISSFVPYPVFRENLLNLHFPAVFPRYQVSNAIQNQYYPSNPYAALELPLHNFGFYDPAVPLFYQSAITIPDNSFSHTSAADKDIKESIESRVMQKSQINATSSESNSIESGVIKSRSNLELKANAIEETSSTESATSMNTFESTTIYEKDTKKISNKSTNPATTENSVEQITENTANSTESSLLSNTTSINKSNITEEKSTNKI is encoded by the exons ATGGCATtccttccattttttattaccatT cttttACTGGGTGTGACATTAGACAGAACATATTCTGCTTCAAATGAAGACATTCACTCAGTGTTTTCTAACATTCCAAGATTGTTCTACACAACATCCGACTCGAATCCTGCTCTCAGTGGATATTCATATACAACTCAGGATTTTAATGGCGGTGAGAGTAATGTTGTTTTTACAACTGGCGCCGATTCTGTAAGCAGACTACGAAGTGAaatgaatttaatgaaaatgcCGGAAACATATTCGCCAAGAGATATGTTGGATAAAActcaagaaaatttaatatcttcaaAACAACAATCTGAAGAAGTCGAAGCAAGCAATAAACAAgaagattataatttaagtGCTGAAACCATCAATGAAGAGAAGAAACTTTCAACAAATTCTGAAGTGGATAGTAATATCATTGGACATCAAGAAACTCCTCAGcaaatttcttcttttgtaCCTTATCCCGTAtttagagaaaatttattaaacttgcACTTTCCAGCAGTGTTTCCGAGATATCAAGTGTCAAACGCGATACAAAACCAATATTATCCTTCTAATCCCTATGCTGCTTTAGAATTGCCTTTGCATAATTTTGGTTTCTACGATCCTGCTGTGCCACTATTTTATCAATCAGCAATCACAATCCCAGACAATAGCTTTAGCCATACATCAGCAGCTGATAAAGACATAAAAGAATCTATAGAATCACGTGTTATGcaaaaatcacaaattaatGCCACTAGCTCTGAATCTAATTCTATAGAATCCGGTGTTATAAAATCAAGAtccaatttagaattaaaggCGAATGCAATTGAAGAAACATCATCTACTGAATCTGCTACCTCCATGAATACATTTGAGTCTACAACAATATATGAGAaagatacgaaaaaaattagtaataaatcAACAAATCCTGCAACAACTGAGAATTCTGTTGAACAGATTACAGAAAACACAGCAAATAGTACTGAATCAAGTCTGTTATCAAATACAACATCTATCAATAAGAGCaatatcactgaagaaaaatccacaaataaaatttaa